The Lactuca sativa cultivar Salinas chromosome 2, Lsat_Salinas_v11, whole genome shotgun sequence genome includes a window with the following:
- the LOC111900244 gene encoding protein RMD5 homolog — MELNPIKDAFDSVIKKQTLSSSKIEDTIEQITQEIQQTLSGIQSAINVPSSQPKLILGELKTKLKEIAPLNHLEATQKELNIAMSKYTKLLEKQFYPDISKSYRNVDFDTHIINQIIASHLYRESMFEIGDCFINEAHEEETIVDKKTQFLEMYEILESMKSHDLTPALKWATTNHDKLQKTGSDIELQLHRLQFLEILQNGSRDEALKYGRTHFAPFATQHFHEIQKLMACLLWVGKIDSSPYSDLVSPTHWAKLADELAQQFCNLLGESYESPLKVTVAAGVQGLPTLLKLMNVMTGKKQEWQSMKQLPVPVDLGTEFQFHSIFVCPVSREQAGEDNPPMMMSCGHVLCRQSITKLSKNNSTRPFKCPYCPAEVEVAQCKQLYF; from the coding sequence ATGGAACTGAATCCTATCAAAGATGCATTCGATTCTGTCATCAAAAAGCAGACTCTTTCCTCCTCGAAAATCGAGGACACAATCGAACAAATCACCCAAGAAATTCAACAAACATTATCAGGAATCCAATCCGCCATTAATGTCCCTTCCTCTCAACCCAAGTTAATCCTGGGTGAACTAAAAACCAAATTGAAAGAAATCGCTCCACTTAATCACCTCGAAGCTAcacaaaaggaactcaacatcgCAATGAGCAAATACACTAAACTCCTCGAGAAACAATTCTATCCTGACATTTCAAAGTCTTACAGAAACGTCGATTTCGATAcccacataatcaaccaaataaTCGCTAGTCACTTATATCGTGAAAGCATGTTTGAAATCGGCGATTGTTTCATAAACGAAGCTCACGAAGAAGAAACCATCGTCGACAAAAAAACCCAATTCTTAGAAATGTATGAAATTCTCGAATCCATGAAGTCACATGACCTAACTCCCGCTTTGAAATGGGCCACGACTAACCACGACAAGCTCCAAAAAACCGGATCCGACATCGAATTACAACTCCATCGTTTACAATTCTTGGAAATTCTTCAAAATGGTAGTCGAGATGAAGCTCTGAAATACGGAAGAACTCATTTCGCCCCTTTCGCGACCCAACACTTTCACGAAATCCAAAAGCTCATGGCGTGTCTTCTATGGGTCGGAAAGATTGACTCGTCGCCGTACTCGGATCTCGTTTCCCCAACTCACTGGGCGAAACTCGCCGACGAACTCGCTCAGCAGTTCTGTAATCTGTTAGGTGAATCGTATGAAAGCCCTTTGAAAGTGACGGTGGCTGCCGGCGTTCAAGGGTTGCCGACTTTATTAAAACTGATGAATGTGATGACGGGGAAGAAGCAAGAATGGCAGTCGATGAAGCAGTTGCCGGTGCCGGTGGATTTGGGTACGGAGTTTCAGTTTCACTCGATATTTGTATGTCCGGTGAGCCGAGAGCAGGCCGGAGAAGATAATCCTCCGATGATGATGTCATGTGGGCACGTGCTTTGCAGACAGAGTATTACGAAATTATCGAAGAACAACAGTACAAGGCCTTTTAAATGTCCTTATTGCCCTGCTGAGGTGGAAGTAGCTCAATGTAAGCAGTTGTACTTTTAA